The following coding sequences lie in one Psychrobacter arenosus genomic window:
- a CDS encoding glucose 1-dehydrogenase: MVEYQEKSFKDLFNLSGKVAIVTGGANGIGKATALRLAQAGADIVIADLKKADAEEAVKEIEAYGVKGLAVECNILKDDSLVALVDTVMDEFGKINILINNAGGGGGGKEDPTKISVDDIRRDFELNVFSGWRLSQLCAPHMQAAGYGSIVFTTSMSSINKSPNMSGYGGSKAAVNHMVANLAHDFGPEVRINAVGPGATRTDALASVLTPEIEERMLSHTPIKRLGEADDIAGAMLYFASPISTWVSGQTIFVNGGGVQTLD, encoded by the coding sequence ATGGTTGAGTATCAAGAAAAGAGCTTTAAAGACCTATTTAATTTATCTGGCAAAGTCGCCATCGTCACGGGCGGAGCCAACGGTATCGGTAAAGCCACAGCTTTACGTCTAGCCCAAGCAGGTGCCGATATCGTCATTGCCGATTTAAAAAAAGCAGATGCTGAAGAAGCGGTTAAAGAAATCGAAGCGTATGGCGTTAAAGGCCTAGCGGTAGAATGTAATATCCTAAAAGATGACAGCTTAGTCGCCCTAGTCGATACTGTGATGGACGAGTTTGGCAAGATTAATATTTTGATTAATAACGCCGGCGGCGGCGGTGGTGGTAAAGAAGACCCTACCAAGATTTCCGTAGATGATATTCGCCGCGATTTTGAATTAAACGTCTTTAGTGGCTGGCGCTTGTCACAATTGTGTGCGCCGCATATGCAGGCAGCGGGCTACGGCTCTATCGTATTCACCACCTCAATGTCGAGCATCAATAAGAGCCCAAATATGAGCGGTTATGGCGGCTCAAAAGCGGCGGTTAACCATATGGTAGCGAATTTAGCGCATGACTTCGGTCCTGAAGTGCGTATCAATGCGGTAGGCCCAGGTGCAACGCGTACCGATGCGCTAGCTAGTGTGCTGACACCTGAGATTGAAGAGCGCATGCTGTCGCATACCCCGATTAAACGGTTGGGCGAAGCCGATGATATCGCAGGCGCTATGTTGTATTTCGCATCGCCTATCTCAACTTGGGTGAGTGGTCAGACCATCTTTGTGAATGGTGGCGGGGTACAGACTTTAGACTAA
- a CDS encoding M48 family metallopeptidase translates to MKKLLSTAVLAASITTMAGAGALSGCSSTTGGGAIGVDRQQLLLVSSEEVLQMSAQSYNKTIAEARSKGVLDTNAAMRSRLQGIANRLVGQVGVYRPDAARWNWEVHTIKSNELNAFVMPGGKVMFYTGIVDRLTLTDDEIAAIMGHEMAHALREHSRERLSREVATQTGIGLAASVFGLSQGQAQLAGVAGDLGLSRPHSRTQESEADQIGLELMARAGYNPQAAITLWQKMQRASQGEPPQFLSTHPTSSNRIAQMQALLPKVTPLYQQNRR, encoded by the coding sequence ATGAAAAAATTACTATCGACAGCCGTATTAGCGGCTAGCATTACGACTATGGCGGGCGCAGGCGCGCTTTCTGGCTGTTCTAGCACGACTGGTGGCGGCGCTATTGGCGTCGACCGTCAGCAGCTCCTCTTAGTTTCAAGCGAAGAAGTCTTGCAGATGTCAGCGCAGAGCTATAATAAAACTATCGCTGAAGCCAGATCTAAAGGCGTTTTAGATACCAACGCTGCTATGCGCTCTCGCCTGCAGGGCATTGCTAATAGATTGGTAGGTCAAGTGGGTGTTTATCGCCCTGATGCTGCCCGTTGGAATTGGGAAGTGCACACTATCAAGTCTAATGAGCTGAATGCTTTTGTCATGCCCGGTGGTAAAGTGATGTTTTATACCGGTATCGTGGACCGTTTGACGCTCACCGATGATGAGATTGCCGCTATTATGGGGCATGAGATGGCGCATGCGTTACGCGAGCACTCGCGTGAGCGTCTATCGCGCGAAGTGGCCACCCAAACCGGTATTGGCCTTGCAGCTAGCGTCTTTGGGCTGTCACAGGGTCAGGCACAGTTAGCTGGGGTCGCTGGTGATTTAGGGCTGAGCCGTCCGCACAGTCGCACGCAAGAAAGCGAAGCCGATCAAATCGGTCTTGAGCTGATGGCCCGTGCTGGGTATAACCCCCAAGCGGCCATTACTTTATGGCAAAAAATGCAGCGTGCTAGCCAAGGTGAGCCACCACAATTCTTAAGCACTCACCCTACGAGCAGCAACCGTATCGCGCAGATGCAAGCCTTACTGCCAAAAGTAACGCCGCTCTATCAACAAAACCGCCGTTAA
- a CDS encoding SulP family inorganic anion transporter — MTGQKTSHNILHWLLPAWVRNYAPAKLPADIIAGLVVGVLVIPQSLGYAVLAGLPPVYGLYAAIVPVLVYAWVGASNVQAVGPVAITAIMTASSLHGYAEAGSATYALMASLLAVMMGLMLWVAGKLKLGWVMQFISRGVAAGFVSGAAVLIFVSQLKYLSGASMSGNTLLQYVSSLAHNISTIHLPTLLVGGVTLALFLINRYGGKWLWESWLPTASAKWAARLFPLILVVAAIVASVLGHWGGLGIHVIGEVPSGLPSLQLPVPDPLPSIEAVLQLIPTAALMALIVFVSSSSVASTYARLRGERFEANDELRGLGLANMTGGFFQSFPVAGGFSRTAINVDSGAKSPLASLITVVVMIAALLVLGDLIAPLPYALLGAMIMASIVSLVDVTTFKSAWRTDRLDAFSFGAAFLGVLAFGLNTGLVIGLITSFAGLIWQSSKPHIAVVGQLAGSGHFRNINRHDVVTYHNLLIVRVDESLFFGNSESVYRQLQLAIERYPEATELVLIMSAVNHIDLTAQEMLLNLNQALVNQDKRLHFSFIKGPVMDIIENTPIIQELSGQVFLSTMQAVKTLTEDEA, encoded by the coding sequence ATGACCGGGCAAAAAACATCACACAATATCCTCCATTGGTTGCTTCCCGCTTGGGTTCGCAACTATGCGCCTGCCAAACTACCTGCCGATATCATTGCCGGGTTGGTGGTTGGGGTATTGGTCATTCCGCAAAGTCTAGGCTATGCCGTGCTGGCTGGGTTACCCCCGGTCTACGGTCTGTATGCCGCTATCGTGCCCGTCTTGGTCTATGCTTGGGTCGGCGCCAGCAATGTCCAAGCGGTAGGCCCGGTCGCTATTACAGCGATTATGACCGCCAGTAGCTTGCATGGTTATGCAGAGGCAGGGTCGGCGACCTACGCCTTAATGGCGAGCCTATTAGCTGTGATGATGGGGCTGATGCTGTGGGTAGCCGGTAAATTAAAACTCGGCTGGGTAATGCAGTTTATCAGTCGCGGAGTAGCAGCGGGGTTTGTCAGTGGCGCAGCCGTACTGATTTTCGTGAGCCAACTTAAGTATTTGTCGGGCGCCTCGATGTCTGGCAATACCCTCCTACAATATGTCAGCTCTCTCGCTCATAATATCAGCACCATTCATCTGCCTACCCTACTCGTTGGCGGCGTTACCTTAGCCTTATTTTTAATCAACCGCTATGGGGGTAAATGGCTATGGGAGAGTTGGTTGCCCACTGCCTCAGCAAAATGGGCGGCGCGTCTATTTCCTCTAATTTTAGTGGTCGCTGCTATCGTCGCGAGTGTGCTAGGTCATTGGGGCGGCCTAGGTATCCATGTGATTGGCGAAGTACCTAGCGGCCTACCTAGCCTGCAACTGCCTGTACCTGACCCTTTACCTAGTATAGAAGCAGTACTGCAGTTGATACCCACAGCGGCATTGATGGCGTTGATTGTATTTGTCTCTAGCAGCTCGGTCGCTAGTACTTATGCGCGCCTGCGTGGCGAGCGCTTTGAGGCCAACGATGAGCTCAGAGGTTTAGGCTTAGCCAATATGACGGGCGGTTTCTTTCAGAGCTTTCCGGTAGCGGGTGGTTTTTCCCGTACGGCGATCAACGTCGATTCAGGCGCCAAATCGCCGCTAGCCAGTCTAATTACTGTCGTAGTGATGATTGCTGCACTGTTAGTATTGGGCGATCTTATCGCACCCCTACCCTATGCCTTATTAGGCGCTATGATTATGGCTTCTATTGTCAGCTTGGTTGATGTCACTACTTTTAAATCGGCTTGGCGTACGGATCGTTTAGATGCCTTTAGCTTTGGCGCGGCTTTTTTAGGGGTGTTAGCCTTCGGTCTCAATACGGGTCTAGTGATTGGTTTAATTACCTCTTTTGCTGGGCTGATTTGGCAATCGAGCAAACCGCACATTGCCGTCGTTGGCCAATTGGCGGGCAGCGGACACTTTCGTAATATTAACCGTCACGATGTGGTCACTTACCATAACCTGCTCATTGTGCGCGTGGATGAGAGTTTATTTTTTGGCAACAGCGAGTCGGTCTATCGGCAACTGCAGCTGGCCATCGAGCGCTATCCAGAAGCCACGGAGCTGGTGCTAATTATGTCGGCGGTCAACCATATTGATTTGACTGCACAAGAGATGCTGCTCAACCTCAACCAAGCTTTGGTAAACCAAGATAAACGCCTACACTTTAGCTTTATTAAAGGGCCTGTCATGGACATCATCGAGAACACCCCCATTATTCAAGAGCTATCGGGACAAGTCTTTTTAAGCACGATGCAGGCGGTCAAGACTTTAACGGAAGATGAGGCATAA
- a CDS encoding Mpo1 family 2-hydroxy fatty acid dioxygenase, translated as MIRTRNKTKRSLEQWLSEYAVSHQNPLNKKIHWLCVPTIFVSILGMGMSLSVWFTLVATALVGIFYLGLSKQLFFAMGIFTLLCLSVMAFMPLGFKFWALVFVVAWIGQFIGHKVEGKKPSFFEDLQFLLIGPAWVANSLTGRKIKPATE; from the coding sequence ATGATCCGTACTCGTAATAAAACCAAACGCTCTCTCGAGCAATGGCTCTCCGAATATGCCGTGAGCCATCAAAACCCTTTAAATAAAAAAATCCATTGGCTCTGCGTACCCACTATCTTTGTGAGCATCCTGGGCATGGGCATGTCGTTGTCAGTCTGGTTTACCTTAGTCGCCACGGCGCTAGTAGGTATTTTCTATCTTGGACTCTCTAAGCAGCTGTTCTTTGCCATGGGCATTTTTACCCTACTCTGCCTGTCTGTAATGGCGTTTATGCCGCTAGGCTTTAAATTTTGGGCATTAGTATTTGTCGTTGCTTGGATTGGACAGTTTATTGGTCACAAGGTTGAGGGCAAAAAACCGTCTTTCTTCGAAGACCTGCAATTCTTATTAATTGGCCCGGCTTGGGTGGCCAATAGCTTGACGGGACGTAAAATTAAGCCAGCCACTGAATAA
- a CDS encoding MBL fold metallo-hydrolase, with the protein MDVYSFLHNDTETYTHVLVDSSTQQCAVIDPVLDFDDKSGHTSTESIDEVIDFVKEKGWETVYIIETHAHADHLSAAPDVKAALGGKLVIGKYITQVQEIFKKVFNFDANFKADASQFDILTEEGSELALGNIVLTAMHVPGHTPADMAYIARATVAEGAEKTAVFVGDTLFAPDVGTARCDFPGGDAATLYQSIQKILALPEDTLIYLCHDYPGEGRKYCPTTTVKAQKLSNIHVKDGISEAEFVQMREARDATLEMPRLIIPSVQVNIDAGKLPEPEDNGVRYLKVPLNHLGS; encoded by the coding sequence ATGGATGTTTATTCGTTTTTACACAATGATACTGAGACCTACACCCATGTGTTGGTAGACAGCAGTACGCAGCAGTGTGCGGTCATCGACCCTGTTCTCGACTTTGATGATAAGTCGGGACACACCAGTACCGAAAGTATTGATGAAGTTATCGATTTCGTCAAAGAGAAAGGTTGGGAGACCGTCTATATTATCGAGACTCATGCCCATGCTGATCATCTGTCAGCGGCTCCCGATGTCAAAGCGGCTCTAGGCGGTAAGCTAGTCATTGGTAAATACATCACTCAGGTGCAAGAAATTTTCAAAAAAGTCTTTAATTTTGATGCTAATTTTAAAGCAGACGCTAGCCAATTTGATATTTTGACCGAAGAGGGTAGTGAGCTAGCGTTAGGTAATATCGTGCTCACCGCCATGCATGTGCCGGGTCATACTCCAGCGGATATGGCTTATATTGCGCGTGCCACGGTGGCAGAAGGTGCGGAAAAGACGGCTGTATTCGTTGGCGACACCCTATTTGCCCCAGACGTGGGCACGGCTCGTTGTGACTTCCCAGGGGGTGATGCAGCCACGCTATATCAGTCTATTCAGAAAATACTTGCGCTACCAGAAGATACCCTGATTTATTTGTGTCATGACTATCCGGGGGAAGGTCGCAAATATTGTCCAACCACGACAGTGAAGGCGCAGAAACTTAGCAATATTCATGTGAAAGATGGCATTAGCGAAGCCGAGTTTGTACAGATGCGTGAGGCTCGTGATGCGACTTTAGAGATGCCGCGCCTGATTATCCCCTCGGTACAGGTCAATATTGATGCCGGCAAGCTGCCTGAGCCCGAAGACAATGGCGTGCGCTATTTGAAAGTACCTTTAAACCATTTGGGCAGCTAG
- a CDS encoding SirB2 family protein: MKHLHMLMAVIVIVLFIYQSFVALTTRQPPAKIVKISTHITYALVILSGAWMLMQLMSVNAPIQWVVAKIVLLIAAISASIKAFKATATPSQTKAGILIAAVAYAGIVALAVSKPGNFF, encoded by the coding sequence ATGAAACACCTACATATGCTGATGGCAGTCATCGTCATTGTGCTATTCATTTATCAAAGCTTTGTTGCGCTAACGACGCGCCAACCCCCTGCTAAAATCGTCAAAATTTCGACCCATATTACTTATGCTCTCGTCATCTTATCAGGCGCTTGGATGCTGATGCAGTTGATGTCAGTCAATGCGCCTATCCAATGGGTGGTGGCGAAGATTGTACTGCTCATAGCGGCAATTAGTGCTAGTATAAAAGCATTCAAAGCGACTGCTACTCCTTCACAAACTAAGGCAGGTATTTTAATCGCTGCCGTTGCCTACGCAGGTATTGTGGCCCTCGCTGTCAGCAAACCTGGCAATTTTTTCTAG
- a CDS encoding beta-lactamase hydrolase domain-containing protein — protein MTDSITIYKQIYPQQCPQLSALGYRSLINIRPDAETEQQPSSEALKQAANDASLAYVYLPFDCERLSLATIESFATYYHELPKPIMLFCGSGSRAKLLYQSALMQGLL, from the coding sequence ATGACCGACTCTATCACCATCTATAAGCAAATTTATCCGCAGCAGTGTCCGCAGCTGTCTGCCTTAGGCTATCGCTCTTTGATTAACATTCGTCCCGATGCCGAAACCGAGCAGCAGCCCAGCAGTGAGGCGCTAAAACAAGCGGCGAACGACGCAAGCTTAGCTTATGTCTACTTGCCTTTTGACTGTGAGCGACTGAGTCTAGCGACGATTGAGAGCTTTGCGACTTACTATCACGAGTTACCCAAGCCTATCATGCTGTTCTGCGGCTCGGGTAGCCGCGCTAAGCTTCTGTATCAAAGCGCTTTAATGCAAGGCTTGTTATAA
- a CDS encoding TIGR01244 family sulfur transferase — protein MSHQVSFAGQITPEQVQAIADDGFKTIINNRPDGEEANQPINADIEAAAATAGITYKEITFAGNALTQQRVEEFADFFNQAEQPILMFCRTGNRSNGLYETAKQMDLLDD, from the coding sequence ATGAGTCACCAAGTTAGTTTTGCCGGACAAATTACCCCTGAGCAAGTACAAGCTATTGCTGATGATGGCTTTAAAACCATCATTAATAACCGTCCAGACGGTGAAGAAGCCAATCAGCCAATCAATGCCGATATCGAGGCAGCAGCAGCTACCGCTGGTATTACATATAAAGAAATTACTTTCGCCGGTAATGCCTTAACCCAGCAGCGAGTAGAAGAGTTTGCTGACTTCTTTAATCAGGCTGAGCAGCCAATTTTGATGTTCTGCCGCACCGGCAATCGCTCAAACGGCTTGTATGAGACGGCTAAACAGATGGATTTATTAGATGACTAA
- a CDS encoding BolA family protein yields the protein MSTADQLTEYLQDLNPTHLALENESMQHAGYFEGKESHFKLTIVSDAFAGKRPVARHQQVYALAGPLLTSAGGTIHALAIHAYTPDEWAATGAAPDSPLCAGKNI from the coding sequence ATGAGTACCGCGGATCAACTCACCGAATATCTGCAAGACCTAAACCCTACGCATTTAGCCCTTGAAAATGAGTCTATGCAGCACGCTGGCTATTTTGAAGGCAAAGAAAGCCATTTTAAACTGACTATCGTCAGTGATGCTTTTGCAGGTAAACGTCCGGTCGCCCGTCATCAGCAGGTGTATGCTTTAGCAGGTCCGCTATTGACCAGCGCAGGAGGTACGATTCATGCCTTAGCGATTCATGCTTATACGCCCGATGAATGGGCAGCGACAGGAGCGGCGCCTGATAGCCCGTTATGTGCAGGCAAAAATATATAA
- a CDS encoding PspC domain-containing protein, whose translation MAKLVKLHRSRQHRMIDGVMGGIAEYLGWSPMITRLLFVILSSASVAVPGILIYIILWVVMPNASASSYR comes from the coding sequence TTGGCCAAATTGGTAAAGTTACATCGTTCTCGTCAGCATCGGATGATTGATGGTGTTATGGGCGGTATTGCTGAATATCTTGGCTGGTCACCTATGATAACGCGTCTTTTATTCGTTATCTTATCGTCAGCGAGTGTGGCGGTACCGGGAATCTTAATTTATATCATTTTATGGGTAGTGATGCCCAATGCTAGTGCTAGCTCGTATCGTTAA
- the nadR gene encoding multifunctional transcriptional regulator/nicotinamide-nucleotide adenylyltransferase/ribosylnicotinamide kinase NadR, translating to MHDSGLMIGHFEPLHLGQMRSILHAAGQVRTLHIVITTHPSPNPKYLVTLQDKARWLQMACRDLPFIQIHTTDEIQLPVHDNFDEVLVDIHATNSKLQLLLERLQIVPTDPSSPTPPILFVAENHPLAQPDLYAQLRLPILTTPEQSGVHSADIARDPIAYWPAIHPEARGSYTKTVAIVGGESSGKTTLVHKLANYYGASFALEMGRLYVGTDLGGSEVGLQYSDYGPISLDHAEAIRTATYRAPAPVTFVDTDFVTTQAFCEEYEGRTHPFVAACIDEVRLDHTLFLANNTPWVDDGMRSLGTETARNRFENRLTEIFNRHNITPHRITDPDYDQRYQQAIAYINQHIYGGIAPHC from the coding sequence ATGCACGACTCAGGACTTATGATCGGCCACTTTGAGCCATTACACCTCGGTCAGATGCGCAGTATTCTGCATGCAGCAGGACAAGTGCGTACCCTGCATATCGTCATTACCACTCACCCTAGCCCCAACCCTAAGTATCTGGTGACTTTGCAAGATAAGGCGCGTTGGTTGCAGATGGCTTGTCGTGACTTGCCGTTTATCCAGATTCATACGACTGACGAAATCCAGTTGCCGGTCCACGATAATTTCGATGAGGTTTTAGTCGATATTCATGCCACTAACAGCAAATTACAGCTGCTGCTAGAGCGCCTTCAAATAGTCCCGACTGACCCTAGCAGTCCTACGCCGCCCATCCTATTTGTCGCTGAAAACCATCCGTTGGCCCAACCTGATCTCTATGCGCAACTGCGCTTGCCCATACTGACTACTCCTGAACAGTCAGGCGTGCATTCGGCAGATATTGCCCGCGATCCGATTGCTTATTGGCCGGCTATTCATCCCGAAGCCCGCGGTAGCTATACCAAAACCGTGGCTATCGTCGGCGGTGAGAGCTCAGGTAAGACCACTTTGGTACATAAGCTCGCTAATTATTATGGCGCTAGCTTTGCTCTCGAAATGGGCCGCTTATATGTCGGCACTGACTTGGGCGGCTCAGAGGTTGGCCTACAGTACAGTGACTATGGCCCTATCTCTTTAGACCATGCCGAGGCGATCCGTACAGCGACTTATCGCGCCCCTGCCCCTGTGACTTTTGTAGATACAGACTTTGTGACGACACAAGCTTTTTGTGAGGAATATGAAGGGCGTACCCACCCATTCGTTGCCGCCTGTATTGACGAGGTGCGCTTAGACCATACGCTATTTTTAGCCAATAATACCCCGTGGGTGGACGACGGTATGCGCTCGTTAGGCACGGAGACTGCGCGCAATCGCTTTGAAAACCGCTTAACGGAAATCTTTAACCGGCATAACATTACCCCACACCGTATCACTGATCCGGATTATGATCAGCGTTATCAACAAGCTATTGCTTATATTAACCAACATATTTATGGGGGCATAGCGCCACATTGCTAA
- the pnuC gene encoding nicotinamide riboside transporter PnuC has translation MRIQLLDNITGKWSMQWIIGWFVSGVLALSLGFWKFTEHQTLDWFYLGVSLVGLLCVVSLSFRKNVMGNGLGMAATAGEVVVQATSGAVGLMLAPLFNFFTHVYGLFYWSKNTDPDGDMVPKSASKWIWLMTIAFIALGLALFPIVNEWLAQKGFAVVDDDGSKFLGMIDFYWINVAAFVLSITAQATMILRYSFNWWIWIAVNFVWLIVNLMTGNYIFAIQTMVYQINAFVGLYEWHRSEQLAKGNLA, from the coding sequence ATGCGCATTCAATTATTAGACAACATCACCGGTAAGTGGTCGATGCAGTGGATCATCGGTTGGTTCGTTTCTGGGGTACTTGCCCTATCGTTAGGTTTTTGGAAATTCACCGAGCACCAGACGTTAGATTGGTTCTATTTGGGGGTATCGTTAGTCGGACTGTTATGCGTGGTTTCGCTATCGTTTCGTAAAAACGTCATGGGCAACGGTTTGGGTATGGCGGCAACGGCAGGTGAAGTCGTGGTACAGGCTACCTCTGGCGCAGTAGGGCTTATGCTCGCGCCTTTATTCAACTTCTTTACTCACGTTTATGGCCTGTTTTACTGGTCAAAAAACACTGATCCAGATGGCGATATGGTGCCAAAATCGGCCAGTAAGTGGATTTGGCTAATGACCATAGCCTTTATTGCTCTAGGCTTAGCGCTCTTCCCTATCGTCAATGAGTGGCTGGCACAAAAAGGTTTTGCGGTCGTCGATGATGATGGCAGTAAATTCTTAGGCATGATTGATTTCTACTGGATTAACGTCGCCGCCTTTGTACTATCAATCACGGCACAAGCCACCATGATTTTACGTTATTCGTTTAACTGGTGGATTTGGATTGCGGTCAACTTTGTATGGTTGATAGTCAACCTCATGACCGGCAACTACATCTTCGCGATTCAAACTATGGTCTATCAAATCAATGCTTTCGTAGGTTTATATGAATGGCACCGCAGCGAGCAATTGGCGAAGGGAAATCTAGCCTAG
- the trxC gene encoding thioredoxin TrxC codes for MSNTNLESLHLVCPQCQATNRIPASRLSEQPTCGKCQQALLTAAPIELTQQTVSKTIQKNDVLTIVDFWASWCQPCLMMAPQFATAAQQLPQVVFAKLQTDKYEQAAAPYGIRSLPTMVAFRGGKEIARQSGALPSSQIVQWVQSLR; via the coding sequence ATGAGCAATACTAACCTTGAGTCTTTACATTTGGTCTGCCCGCAGTGTCAGGCGACCAACCGTATCCCAGCCTCGCGTTTGAGCGAGCAGCCAACTTGCGGTAAATGTCAGCAAGCTTTATTAACTGCAGCACCGATTGAGCTGACCCAGCAGACGGTGAGTAAAACTATTCAGAAAAATGACGTGCTGACCATCGTCGATTTCTGGGCGAGTTGGTGCCAACCTTGTTTAATGATGGCACCGCAGTTTGCTACAGCCGCCCAGCAATTGCCGCAAGTGGTGTTTGCGAAGCTACAGACCGATAAATATGAGCAGGCTGCCGCTCCCTATGGCATTCGTAGTTTGCCGACTATGGTCGCTTTCCGTGGTGGTAAAGAAATCGCCCGGCAGTCAGGGGCCTTGCCTAGCAGTCAGATTGTGCAGTGGGTACAGAGCTTGCGCTAA
- the glyQ gene encoding glycine--tRNA ligase subunit alpha, which yields MTFQDLILTLQSYWADKGCVVLQPYDMEMGAGTFHTATFLRSLGPEVWNAAYVQPSRRPTDGRYGNNPNRLQHYYQFQVVLKPNPPNIQELYLDSLKAIGVDPLTHDIRFVEDNWESPTLGAWGLGWEIWLNGMEVTQFTYFQQVGGIECFPVTGEITYGLERLAMYIQGVDSVYDLVWTDGPFGTVTYGDVFHQNEVEQSTYNFEHADVPKMFDLFDFYEQQADKLADAGLPLPAYEMVLKASHAFNLLDARGAISVTERQRFILRVRTLARKVAQGYVEARAKLGFPLADEAHKEAALKKYLPKAESAQEDSAEKDTAKDKPKNK from the coding sequence ATGACTTTCCAAGACCTCATTCTAACTTTGCAATCTTACTGGGCAGACAAAGGCTGTGTTGTGCTGCAGCCTTATGATATGGAGATGGGCGCAGGCACCTTTCATACCGCCACTTTTTTGCGCTCATTAGGGCCTGAAGTTTGGAACGCAGCTTACGTGCAGCCGTCACGTCGTCCTACCGATGGCCGCTATGGTAATAACCCCAATCGTCTGCAGCATTATTATCAGTTTCAAGTCGTGCTCAAGCCCAATCCGCCCAATATCCAAGAGCTGTATTTAGACTCGTTAAAGGCTATTGGCGTGGACCCGTTGACGCATGATATCCGTTTTGTAGAAGACAACTGGGAGTCACCAACGCTAGGCGCTTGGGGTCTCGGTTGGGAGATCTGGCTCAATGGTATGGAAGTGACCCAGTTCACTTATTTCCAGCAAGTCGGTGGTATTGAGTGCTTCCCAGTGACCGGCGAAATTACTTATGGTCTTGAACGTCTGGCCATGTATATCCAAGGCGTGGATAGCGTCTATGACTTGGTCTGGACCGATGGCCCGTTTGGCACCGTCACTTATGGCGATGTTTTTCATCAAAATGAAGTAGAGCAGTCGACTTATAACTTTGAGCACGCGGATGTGCCGAAAATGTTTGACCTGTTTGACTTCTATGAGCAACAAGCGGATAAGTTGGCGGATGCCGGCTTGCCACTACCTGCCTATGAAATGGTGCTAAAAGCGTCGCATGCCTTTAACTTATTGGATGCCCGTGGTGCCATTTCGGTCACTGAGCGTCAGCGCTTTATTTTGCGAGTGCGTACTTTAGCGCGTAAGGTCGCCCAAGGCTATGTGGAAGCCCGCGCTAAATTAGGCTTTCCATTGGCGGATGAAGCGCATAAAGAAGCGGCGCTGAAAAAATATCTGCCGAAAGCAGAGTCTGCGCAAGAAGACAGTGCTGAAAAAGATACTGCCAAAGACAAGCCGAAGAACAAATAG